A stretch of the Dehalococcoidales bacterium genome encodes the following:
- a CDS encoding nicotinamide mononucleotide transporter, with the protein MHWTWGLTALSIIGTVANIKKQRWCFLVWLCTNSAWCIYDFYIGAYAQSLLFLVYVGLAVWGLWEWRRGK; encoded by the coding sequence ATGCACTGGACCTGGGGCTTGACGGCTCTTTCGATTATCGGCACCGTTGCCAATATCAAAAAACAACGCTGGTGCTTCCTTGTATGGTTATGCACGAATAGTGCATGGTGCATTTATGACTTCTACATTGGTGCCTACGCGCAAAGCCTGCTGTTCTTAGTGTATGTCGGCTTGGCGGTCTGGGGGTTGTGGGAATGGAGGAGAGGGAAATGA